Within the Acidimicrobiia bacterium genome, the region AAAGCGCTTGACGCCGGTGGACCCCTGACGGTGGCGGCCCTCAACGGTGGAGAGATCGATGCGGGTCTGTTCTTCACGACCTACCTGTTCATCGAGGACTTCCTTGCCCTTGAGGACGACCTTGGTTTACAGCCGGCCGAGAACATCGTTCCAGTTGTCAGCCAGGCAATCCTCGACGAGTACGGAAATGAGCTGACAGATCTGATCAACAAGATCAGTGCAACGATCACCACCGACCAACTCATCGCGATGAACGAGCGATTCTTCGCTCCCGAAGACGCCGACGTGATCGCCCACGATTTCCTGGTCGAAAATGGTCTCATCGACAGCTGATCGCAGACCGAAAGAGACATGAGGAAGAGCCCCGGCCTGGTCGGGGCTTTTCCTCATTGTCGACCTAGATTGGAGCGCAAGGCAAAGGACATCCACCATGATGCATCCAAGAGTTCCGCCACCGCTCTCGGCCTTGCCGGTGACCGGGTGGGCTCGCTAATGCAGCCGTCCATCGACGAGCCCGGCACCACACTCGACCTGTGGGACTACCGGCGCCGCATGTCTGATCTCTATGTCCGGGTGCGCCAGATGGAACCGTCCGCTGGCTGGTCGCATTGGGTTGCGACCCGCAATGAACTATTTCGAACCCATCCCCGGAGTCCCTTGCCGGCTCCGAACCGAGCATCCTTCGCTGGACTCGAATACTGGGACT harbors:
- a CDS encoding glycine/betaine ABC transporter substrate-binding protein, translated to AVLDLAPAEDKNTFVVTKALADELGLSKVSDLSKVENFVLGGPPECPERPRCQLGLESVYGLNISEFKALDAGGPLTVAALNGGEIDAGLFFTTYLFIEDFLALEDDLGLQPAENIVPVVSQAILDEYGNELTDLINKISATITTDQLIAMNERFFAPEDADVIAHDFLVENGLIDS